In Calothrix sp. PCC 7507, one DNA window encodes the following:
- a CDS encoding sulfurtransferase has translation MSQYAHPSVLVDTHWLVNHLNDPNVRIIEVDISPEPYKNAHIPGAVSWNIFTDLLLPDLKINLDARAFEKLMARSGITNNTTVIAYGSYPGTGAWIFWLLKVFGHENVRVLNGGYQKWKSENRLLATELSTFPVTDYHARAIDASLRVLHNEVQTAIARNDSVLLDVRTLQEYRGEWFFDQPPKTGEQTGHIPGAVHVEHLLTLNEDGTFKSFPELKNLYHSQGITPDKEVFPYCAIGGRSGYTWFVLKYLLGYPNVRNYDGSWNEWSRLPDVAIER, from the coding sequence GTGTCTCAATACGCTCATCCATCTGTTCTCGTTGATACTCATTGGCTGGTAAATCATCTTAATGATCCAAATGTCCGCATTATTGAAGTGGATATCAGTCCAGAACCATACAAAAATGCTCATATACCTGGAGCAGTTTCCTGGAACATTTTTACAGACTTGCTATTGCCCGATTTAAAGATAAATTTAGATGCTCGAGCTTTTGAGAAGCTAATGGCACGCTCAGGCATCACCAATAACACAACAGTGATTGCCTATGGCAGTTATCCCGGAACCGGAGCCTGGATTTTCTGGTTGTTAAAAGTCTTTGGACATGAGAATGTACGAGTTCTCAATGGCGGCTACCAAAAATGGAAGTCAGAAAATCGCCTATTAGCAACGGAGTTGTCCACTTTTCCCGTGACTGATTACCATGCTAGAGCTATTGATGCTAGTTTGAGAGTATTACATAACGAAGTTCAAACAGCGATCGCTCGAAACGATAGCGTGTTGTTGGATGTCCGCACACTTCAAGAATACCGTGGTGAGTGGTTTTTCGATCAGCCACCAAAAACAGGCGAACAGACTGGACATATTCCAGGTGCTGTGCATGTTGAGCATCTCTTAACTCTCAATGAAGATGGAACTTTTAAATCATTCCCCGAATTGAAAAATCTGTATCATAGTCAGGGCATTACACCGGATAAAGAAGTGTTTCCCTATTGTGCGATCGGTGGGCGTTCTGGATATACCTGGTTTGTCTTAAAGTATTTATTAGGCTATCCAAATGTTCGGAATTACGATGGCTCTTGGAATGAGTGGAGTCGTCTACCTGATGTTGCCATCGAGAGGTAG
- a CDS encoding DUF6220 domain-containing protein: MTVNSGIDDTQISRRWIQISFFIAVVFFNLCLVIQIFSVGMAYFYNSDWWKLHICLVRGYSGLSIILLLWVFLMPFPRRVQSLTASIPVLLGLQFLTIHLQTAFPLAVFHPLIGFSLFSISTTLVHRTSHIIFSPHNQD, translated from the coding sequence ATGACTGTAAATTCTGGCATTGATGACACACAGATATCCAGACGCTGGATACAAATTAGTTTTTTCATAGCAGTAGTGTTTTTCAATCTCTGTTTAGTAATCCAAATATTCAGCGTGGGAATGGCTTACTTTTACAACTCTGATTGGTGGAAACTACATATTTGCCTCGTGCGAGGATACAGCGGACTTTCCATAATTTTGTTGCTATGGGTGTTTTTGATGCCCTTTCCTCGAAGAGTCCAGAGCCTGACAGCAAGCATTCCCGTGCTGCTGGGACTGCAATTTCTCACAATTCACCTGCAGACTGCTTTTCCTCTAGCAGTATTCCACCCACTCATTGGCTTTTCCTTATTTTCTATTTCCACAACCCTAGTTCATCGCACATCGCACATCATATTTTCCCCCCACAACCAAGACTAA
- a CDS encoding LuxR C-terminal-related transcriptional regulator, whose translation MIALQALFHGIAQAKDEQTLRSHISTELSEYFSATRCGLFLFTQISLVDSKIQKALRLALSPEHNPVARYLIERHAPVHEALVVEPKTWQLICPRADHRHVMAGPIVSNGELVGVIGFTREQGMPAFDSQNLTDLSALCLHISSWVAMGRAPQLLLQTERLTPREMQIASLVAQGQTNAEIGTELWITENSVKQALKRMFRKLEVSSRAQMVAKLAAVAK comes from the coding sequence ATGATTGCTTTACAAGCGCTATTTCATGGAATTGCTCAAGCTAAAGATGAACAGACATTGCGATCGCATATATCCACAGAATTGAGTGAGTATTTTTCAGCTACACGATGTGGTCTATTTTTATTTACTCAAATTTCTTTAGTTGACAGCAAAATCCAAAAAGCCCTGCGACTTGCATTATCACCCGAACACAATCCAGTTGCACGCTACTTGATAGAACGCCATGCCCCTGTTCATGAAGCTTTGGTAGTGGAACCTAAGACATGGCAGTTGATTTGTCCTCGTGCTGATCACCGCCACGTGATGGCAGGGCCAATTGTCAGTAATGGTGAGTTAGTGGGTGTGATAGGTTTTACCCGTGAGCAAGGGATGCCTGCATTCGACTCACAAAACCTCACAGATTTGAGTGCGCTTTGTTTGCACATTTCTAGTTGGGTGGCAATGGGACGAGCGCCACAACTACTATTACAGACAGAGCGTTTAACGCCTCGGGAAATGCAAATTGCTTCTTTGGTAGCTCAAGGACAAACCAATGCAGAAATTGGTACTGAACTTTGGATTACTGAAAACTCTGTCAAGCAAGCCTTAAAAAGGATGTTTCGCAAGCTTGAGGTTTCATCTCGCGCTCAGATGGTTGCAAAGCTGGCTGCAGTTGCAAAATAA
- the ilvD gene encoding dihydroxy-acid dehydratase, producing the protein MSENLKSQVVTQGVQRSPNRAMLRAVGFKDEDFTKAIVGIANGYSTITPCNMGINQLAQRAEVGVKSAGAMPQMFGTITISDGISMGTEGMKYSLVSREVIADSIETACTGQSMDGVLAIGGCDKNMPGAMIAIARMNIPAIFVYGGTIKPGHYNGKDLTVVSSFEAVGQYSAGKIDDKELLAVESLACPGAGSCGGMFTANTMSSAFEAMGMSLPYSSTMAAEDAEKADSTEQSAFVLVEAIRKQILPRHIITRKSIENAISVIMAVGGSTNGVLHFLAIAHAAGVELALDDFETIRARVPVLCDLKPSGKYVATDLHKAGGIPQVMKMLLAHGLLHGDALTISGETIAEVLADIPAEPRADQDVIRPWDNPMYAQGHLAILRGNLAIEGAVAKITGVKKPVITGPARVFESEEASLDAILAGKIQAGDILVIRYEGPKGGPGMREMLAPTSAIIGAGLGDAVGLITDGRFSGGTYGMVVGHVAPEAAVGGAIALIQEGDSITIDAPSRRLQLNISDEELARRRANWQPPAPRYTQGVLAKYAKLVSSSSVGAVTDLDLFN; encoded by the coding sequence ATGTCGGAGAACTTAAAAAGCCAGGTTGTGACGCAAGGGGTGCAGCGATCGCCTAATCGGGCTATGCTGCGTGCAGTTGGTTTTAAGGATGAAGATTTTACTAAAGCCATTGTGGGTATTGCCAATGGTTATAGCACTATTACCCCCTGCAATATGGGGATTAATCAACTGGCACAAAGGGCTGAAGTTGGTGTTAAAAGTGCCGGGGCGATGCCGCAAATGTTTGGCACAATTACCATTAGCGATGGAATTTCAATGGGTACTGAGGGGATGAAATATTCCCTGGTGTCGCGAGAAGTGATTGCAGATTCAATTGAAACCGCCTGTACTGGGCAAAGTATGGATGGTGTGCTGGCCATTGGCGGCTGTGATAAAAATATGCCAGGGGCAATGATTGCGATCGCCCGGATGAATATCCCCGCTATCTTTGTTTATGGTGGCACGATTAAACCCGGACACTATAACGGCAAAGATTTAACAGTCGTCAGTTCTTTTGAAGCGGTAGGTCAATACAGCGCGGGAAAAATTGACGACAAGGAACTATTAGCAGTTGAAAGTCTAGCTTGTCCTGGTGCTGGTTCTTGTGGTGGAATGTTTACAGCCAATACCATGTCGTCAGCTTTTGAAGCAATGGGAATGAGTTTACCCTATTCTTCCACAATGGCTGCAGAAGATGCCGAAAAAGCCGATAGCACAGAACAATCGGCGTTTGTTTTAGTCGAAGCTATTCGTAAGCAAATATTACCCCGCCACATTATAACTCGCAAATCTATCGAAAATGCCATTTCTGTAATTATGGCTGTGGGTGGTTCGACCAATGGCGTATTACACTTTTTAGCGATCGCCCATGCGGCTGGTGTAGAACTAGCTCTAGATGACTTTGAAACTATCCGTGCCCGTGTCCCAGTTTTATGTGATTTAAAACCCAGCGGTAAGTATGTAGCGACAGACTTACACAAAGCTGGCGGCATTCCCCAAGTAATGAAAATGCTCTTGGCACATGGTTTATTACACGGAGATGCTCTCACCATCAGCGGTGAAACCATAGCTGAAGTTTTGGCAGACATCCCCGCAGAACCACGCGCCGATCAAGATGTCATCCGCCCCTGGGATAACCCCATGTATGCTCAAGGGCACTTGGCTATTCTCAGAGGTAATTTAGCAATAGAAGGGGCTGTAGCTAAAATTACCGGGGTGAAGAAGCCAGTAATCACTGGGCCTGCACGGGTGTTTGAATCTGAAGAAGCCTCTTTAGATGCAATTTTAGCAGGGAAAATTCAAGCAGGTGATATTCTGGTGATTCGCTACGAAGGGCCAAAAGGCGGCCCCGGGATGCGGGAAATGTTAGCCCCCACCTCAGCCATTATTGGTGCTGGTTTAGGTGATGCGGTAGGGTTAATTACCGACGGGCGGTTTTCTGGCGGTACTTACGGTATGGTGGTTGGACATGTTGCACCAGAAGCAGCTGTTGGGGGTGCGATCGCTCTTATTCAAGAAGGCGATAGTATCACTATCGATGCTCCATCTCGCCGACTGCAGTTGAACATATCCGACGAAGAATTAGCCCGTCGTCGTGCCAACTGGCAACCTCCCGCACCACGCTACACCCAAGGCGTACTGGCGAAATATGCCAAATTAGTATCCTCTAGCAGCGTTGGTGCAGTGACAGATTTAGACTTGTTCAATTAG